The following are from one region of the Girardinichthys multiradiatus isolate DD_20200921_A chromosome 9, DD_fGirMul_XY1, whole genome shotgun sequence genome:
- the LOC124874098 gene encoding regulator of G-protein signaling 5-like, with protein MCKGLAALPQTCLERAKEIKSKLGVLLQKPDNAIDLIIPYPEKVDKKPEKLQKPTPEEAAQWRESLDRVLNNNYGLAAFRSFLQSEFSDENIEFWMTCEDFKKTKNPVKMAAKAKRIYEDFIQSEGPREVNIDHFTKDVTLRNLVALSTSTFDLAQKRIYALMEKDSFGRFLRSEQYQELLGN; from the exons ATGTGTAAAGGATTAGCTGCATTACCTCAAACTTGTCTTGAAAG GGCTAAAGAGATCAAGTCAAAGTTGGGAGTTTTACTCCAGAAGCCGGATAATGCCATCGACCTCATCATCCCGTACCCGGAGAAGGTTGACAAGAAGCCGGAAAAGTTGCAAAA GCCTACTCCTGAAGAGGCTGCTCAGTGGCGCGAGAGTCTGGATCGAGTCCTGAACAACAACT ATGGTCTGGCTGCTTTCCGCAGTTTCCTTCAGTCTGAGTTCAGTGATGAGAACATCGAGTTCTGGATGACCTGTGAGGACTTCAAGAAGACCAAGAATCCTGTAAAAATGGCTGCCAAGGCCAAAAGGATCTATGAGGACTTCATCCAGTCAGAGGGACCTAGAGAG GTGAACATTGACCACTTCACCAAGGATGTGACCCTGAGGAACCTGGTAGCTCTCTCAACTTCCACCTTTGATCTGGCCCAGAAGAGGATTTACGCCCTAATGGAGAAAGACTCCTTTGGTCGTTTCCTCCGCTCTGAGCAGTACCAGGAGCTTCTGGGCAACTAA